The window CATGCGCCATGGTTCCAGATCCAGCGGGCTATCTTTGCGTTGGTCCTGTAACCGGTTTTGATGGCGCATATCATGTACGCGGATCAGGGTATCGCTTTGATGACGCGACAATCATGGGCTTTACTCAGATGAATGGCGAATATAGCGATGAGAATAGGCTGTTATTCATGCCGACCATCGGCCCGATAAGGACCAACCCTGGAAGCAGGGCCGATCCCTCTTGGAGCTATCGGTCGGCCAAAGACCCGCAACGGGAGAAAGGATCCGCCGGATATTATTCCGTATTCCTGAAAACTTATGGCATAAGAGTTGAGCTGACTGCCACGGCACACTGCGGCTTTCACCGCTACACATTTCCTGTCTCTCGGCAGGCCAACATTCTCATCGATCTGGTCAATTCACGTCCGTCAGTTTCTAATGCCTCTGCGTCTGTGGTAGATAAGCACACAATCGAAGGTTTTCAAACGGGCGGAACCAGCACCGTTTATTTTCGTGCGGAGTTCAGTAAGGACTTCTCGTCTTCGGGGACCTGGAAGAACGGCATCTTGACCAAAGACTCTTCCGAGGTGAGTGGAACTCCCGTCGGGGTTTACGTTACCTTCAACACCTCATCGAAGGAGCCGATCCTTGTCAAAGTAGGTACATCGACCATAAGCCTGGCTGATGCCGAGGCCAATCTGAAGAAAGAAATACCGCAGGGAACAGGCTTCGAGACGATCAAGGGACAATCCGAGACACTTTGGAGTCAGATCTTAGATCGAATGGTAGTCGCAGGAGGGACCGAGGGCGATCGAACGAATTTTTACACGGCACTGTATCGCATGGCAGCGGGGCCCAAGTATTCCTGGTTCCCGTTCTACGATGCCAATGGAATGCTCCTCGCTCGAGGTGAAGATTGGGTATCGCAACGGGTGGCAAGTGAGGGACGATTTTGGGGATGGCATTGGGGCGGGGGATATTGGGGGCCTGGAAACGTATCGGGCCTGGTTGGTTTGTACAAAATGGGATTTCATAACATTGACGTAAAGGCTGCGTATCAGGACTTGCGCAATCAGGCGATGAACGGAGGCGGTGCTGCAGGGGCAGCTTATCGACATTACGGGTACATACCTGCCGACTCGGGGGTTAACGACTACGTCAATCGGTCGATAGGGTTATCTCTAGATGATCGTGCTCTTTCAGAACTGGCTAAAGTAACTGGCAATGACAGTGATTCTGAGGTCTTCCTTAAGCGTTCGCAAAGCTATAAGACACTTTACAACTCATCGTTGGAGTTCTTCGCACCGCGTCGGGTAGATGGCTCATGGATTCTTCCTCTAGATCCGGTGGAACCTCACGCCGAAGATATCTATCGCGAAGGTAATGCGTGGAATTACTTATGGTTCAACACGGGAGACATTCCTGGAGTTATCGATCTGCTCGGTGGTCCTCATAATTTCGCTGCAAAGCTGGATACATTCTTCACCACCACCTATAACCCTAGAATGCCCCTGCGCGACCTGACGGGGGTAATAGGCTTATATTTCCATGGAAACGAGCAGTATCGGCACATCCCATATCTTTACGACTTCGTTGGACAACCTTGGAAGACTCAGGCGCTCGTTCGAAGAATTCAGAAAGAGTTGTACCGTCCCATTCCTGCCGGATTATGTGGCATGGACGATTTTGGTGATCTGGAGGGTTGGTATGTAACCAGTGCGCTTGGTTATCTTCAAGTAGATCTCGCAAGCGAATATTATCAGATAGGAAGTCCGCTTTTCCCGAAAGTGACGATCAAGGTGCAGGGTGAACATCCCGGCACCTTTACAATTCGTGCCAATCACGTATCGGACGTGAATAAGTATATTCAGTCTGCCACCTTGAATGGCAGACCGCTTACCGTTCCACGCTTTGCGCAGGTCGATATGGTTTCTGGAGGTAGCCTCGTTTTTGAGATGGGACCAATGCCTAATCTCAGCTGGGGGGCGAAGGAGTTTTAAGCGCTTGTTGAAATAGGCACCGAGTCGCCGGCTTTGCGCAGGAATGATCCGCGTTCTGATGATTGCGCAGCGCGAACTCCTACTCGCGAGTCCAGTAAAAATAAAAAAGAAATCCCACGAGGTATGCGCTACAAGTGTGGGACTAGCACCCGCAGGAGTGGCGAATGACTAGGCTTGTAGGTACGACAACCGCGCGAAACTTCCCGCCGCTGCCTTTCAACCGTTCGAACAGCAACCTGGCCGCCTCGCGGCCCAGTATCTCAGCAGGCTGCTGGACAACCGACAGCGCCGGTGTCAACATGTCCGCCAAATCGAAATCGTCGAAGGAGAACAGCGGTATGTCCCGCCCAGCAGTTTTCCCTAGTGTGCGCAAACCGCGCAACGTAAGGGTTGTGCAGACCCAATTCAATGTAAAAATCGCGTCCGCCTTCTGATTTTGGAAGACCTCTTTCTTTAGCCAGTCCGCAGTAAGCGAGCTTTCGTGGTCCACCAGGCACATCCTCGGCGGAAGAGCTGCTGCCTTCATCCCCGCCTTATAGCCTGCGATCCGCTCCTTGCAGGTGTACAGGTAAGGCCGTGCGCCAATAGCAACTATTCTGCGGCAGCCATGGCTCGCAAGATGTTCGGTTGCCTGCTGCGCACTACGGCGATTGGTAACCGTTACTGTGTCCAACTCGACATTTCGGATCAATTGATCGAATGTAACAACGTGGACGCTGGCCGGAATAATATCAGTAAAAGAGTCTTTTCGGCTGTCTGCCGGAGCAATTACCAATCCATCGACCTGCCGGCTCACCAATGTTTCTATTTCGGATCGTTCGACATCGACATCACCGCCAGAACTGGCGAGAATGACCGCATACCCATTGGCCCTTGCAACTTCCTGAAGTCCATGAACAGCGTTCGCGGTGAACGGATCGGATAAGTTGGGAACAATCATCCCTATCGCGGCCGATCGTTGTGCCTTTAAACCACGAGCAAGTTCGTTCGGCCGATAACCGAGGCGCTCCATAGCCTGTCGCACTCTAAGCACCTTGTCTTGGCTGACATTCTTCGAATTATTTAGTACGCGTGACGCAGTCTTCAACGATACTTCTGCTTCTTGAGCAACGTCGACCAGGGTGGGTGCATCGCTTCGGACTAAAGCCATCTCTCAGCCAATCTCGCTATGGAACACGCGTAGAATCTCTTCCGTTATTTGCTACAGCGATCGCGCCAAGAGCCGCCCCGCGCGTTTCCGGGTACCAGAGCCAAATCACAGCCATTTGCACAGCCATGAATATGGCAAACACATAAAATATCCGCACCGAAGAAGCATGTTGCACGATAGGGAATACTAAAACGAGCATAGCATTCGCAATCCAATGCACAAATGACCCATACCCCTGCCCTGCTCCGCGGACACCGACCGGAAACAACTCGCTCAGGTACACCCAGACGACCGTTCCTTGTGAGAAGGCGAAAAAAACGTTGTATGCCATCAAGATGCAGAGGTACACCCAGGAGACCAGGTGGTACGGGATCGCAACCGCCAGACAAAGCAGGCAAATGGCCATTCCGGCCGCACCGATGTAAAGCAGTACCTTACGCCCGACCTTGTCCACAAGACTCATGCCGAGGAGCGTCGTTCCAAGGCTCAAGGACGAGATAAGAATCGTGTACCGGTGACCTGTTTCGAATCCGATGCCTGCGCTTGAAAGGACATCCAACACATACACCAGCAAAATGTTCGCTCCCGAGAGCTGATTGAAGAAGGCAATGCTCGTAGCCAGCAAAATTGGGCGAGCGTTCCTCCTCTGAAACAGCCGTCCTTCCCGATTCTTACTGATCACGGCGGTCGCGGCAAACTCAGCGCGCCCGACTACGCTACCCTCTTCGGCGATCCCTGTTCGGGTTCTGGGTAGCGACCACAGCAGAAAGACCATAACCATGGAAGGCACAACTCCACCACCCAAGCACCATCTCCATAGTTCGCCTTGCACATCTAAGCGCACAAACAGCGAGGCCGCAACGAAGGCCAGCACTACTCCTATCCCAACCTGCACCTGAAACAGGCTCACGATTCGACCACGCAGCCCATCCGGTGCGAGTTCAGCCAGATAAAGCGGGCAACCTACTGTGAACCCTCCAATCGCCGTCCCGCACAGGAACCGAAGAGCGAGGAGGGATGCCAAGTCGGACATAAACGGAAGCGTAGCACCGATCGCAGCCAGCCCATAGAGCATGGCACAGCCGGCTAAGAGGGTTCGGCGCTCCACCCGGTCCGCCCAGTGGGCCGCCAGGAGGGAGCCAAAGATTGTTCCCCATAAGGAGAACGAAATAGTTATCCCGAAGACGCCAGGCGAGAGATGAAATTGGGTTCGAAGACTTTGAGTTGCCGACGAGATCGCTCCGAGATCGTAGCCGAAGACGAGCCCACCCAGCGAAACAGCCAGCGCTTCGGCGACTGTCCACTTTGTCAAGTGAGCCACCTTGGGCCGCGCTGGTTCATGGTCTCTACATCTCCTATCAACACTGACCCATTCTATGCTGGATGCCAGTCGATGCCCGGTCTCCAAGAGCAACGAAAAGTCTCCTCGCATGGCGGCATTGATTCTCGGGTAAGACGACGTTGTCACGTATACTTCCAGAAGTTTTGCGGACGTTAGGTGCTCGGAGCTGATTAAGTCGCAGGAACACGGGCATGCGGCGCTCAAAATGGCCGACGACGTAGGTGCAGCCACGAGCTTGCGCGTGCAACCGTGTCAGTGGATCGTTCGTGGAATGTAATGATCCGTTCGGACCAGTGGGTCTACGAAGCCATTTTGCATTCTGGGTGTCGTCTCTCCGGGCTCTAGTTTTCACGCACTTTGAAATTCGTAGATCTGCTTAGACGGCTTTTTACTGCCGGTGCACATCATGGCCAAGTTTTCCCCCTCCAGTGAGAAGATCTCCCAATTTACTTGCCTCGTCCTCTGGTTGCCAATGGTCGCAGCGCAGTCAACGCAAGCAGCTCCTATTGAGTCGCCGGACATCGTCCTGATCGATGCGCGCCAGCCATCACAGGCGCCCTCCGACTTCGTGGCGGAACGAGTGTCTCGCTGTCCAGTCGATCCATCGGCATGAACAGTCAGTTCCTGGTTTTGGATGGAAAGGCGTGGCTGCCGTAATAGGACAGTTCCACTTCTCGCGCGACCCGAGGCGGATTGGGGAGAACAGATCCTGAAGATAAAGGCGGCGGGAGTCCAGATCGTCTCCTCCTACATCTTCTGAAACCAATTTGAGGAGGTTGAGGGTCTTCGACTGGTAAGGTCGAGGGAACCTACGTCACTTCGCAGAGCTCTGTCAGAAGCGCGGCATCGATTTTTTCGTGCGCATCGGCCCGTGGGTTCAAGGAGAGTCTCGCTACCGCACCTTCCAGATTGAGTGAAGGAACGCGCCGCGAACCACCGACCCCGCTTCATGGAATTCGTCAATGCTCTACCAGTAGATCGGCGTACAACGAAGCACCCGCTACTTTTGGCTCTCGAGAGCGTGGATGGATTCTCCGGAGAGAGACGTCCTGGCTACATCGGAGAGGTTTTGGTCCCCCGCAGGCAGAAGCCGAAGCACATAAGAAAACTCCGTAGGATCGGACCAGACCATATATTGCGGCAAGGGCTTCGGCCCGCAACTGTTCGATCCCACGCCCAGCGTCTTCGTATCCAGCGTCAGTACCGCTGACGTGCTAGGCGGTAGATCCTCCGAATGAGCCGGAGCCTCGAGCTGTTCGTCCATCAACGGCAGTGCGGACACCTGCAGGAGCTTGCCCACGCTCACCGCCATCAGTGTCGGCAGACCGGCGCCCCCTAGAGCAGCCCACCGGACATCCTCATGGTTTCCCGCCTCCATCGGCTTCGGATACGGGGTCAGCTGATCCTGCACCGAGCTCGAATACAGGCCGACATCCGATCCGCGATCGCGATCCGAATAGTTCTCCATCGGTCCCCGGCCAAGATAGCTGAACCGGTTCAAGCCTTTGTTCAGCAACATGCGAACTCCGATCCTGGCCAGCGGAATTCTCTCTCCGGACGGAGCGAAGTTACTCTTCACGGCGATCGATCCATCACCCGCGATGGTGTACGCCGTCGCGAAGGTTGCAGACCATCCTTGATGTCCTGCTTCCAGAAGCGTCGCCTCGACAAGAACCGAGGAATCGCTCAACCGGGTTGCCTTGAGCTCTTTAACCGTAATCTGCAGAGAGTTGATGGCATACGTATCCCAGGCCTTCGATGCCCATTGGTCATCGTTGCGATGAGGCGCTCGCCAAAGATAAAGCTTAGGCCCTCCACCCTCCACCAGAAGGGCTGCGCCGCCGCGAGTGATCTGCGAGATCGTGCCGTGGAGCTTGTCGAATACGACGCTGAATCCATTTCCTTCAACCGTAATCGATTTGTCGTCCTGCCTCAGACTCAAAGCCCCTGCGGTTTGGACACCAGTCGTCAGCGCAACCATGGTCTTGGTCGCAGGTGCGGTCGGCAGCTCAAACTGCTGCGTGGCTACTTCATAACCGGCCCTTGCCCAAATCTCCGGCTTCGCCAACTCGAACGAGAGTCGGAGGAAGTACTCGCGTCCGGGCTTGGCCGACGCGATTTTGACGGGTAACGTCACCTCCGTACTCGCATCGGGCGCCAAGACGATTGGTACAAGTGTGCCCTGATCAATGACGGCACCATCTTCGCTCAGCGTCCAGTGAGGTACAAACTTGTTTAGGTTCGTGAACGCGTACCGGTTGCGGATGCCGATCTTTCCGTGAGCGATATCGATCGGTGTAAAGCTTACCCACTGATAGGCCCGCTTCAACTCCGGATAATGAGGCTTGGGGGATCGATCGGAGAAGACCACGCCTTTATGGATAAAGTACTTATCGTTGGGGAAATCCCCGAACCCTCCCCCGTAGGCCATGTACTGATGATTGGAATCGCGACCGTTCCAGAGGCCTTGATCCTCCCACTCCCAGATCGCACCCCCCATCAGCGTCGGATACTTGTCGAAGAGATCGTTATAATCGCCTACCGATCCCATCGAGTTGTTCATGGCGTGGGCGTACTCGCAGAGATAGAACGGCTTCGTTCGCTTGGGATCCTGTCCTGCAGCTTTCAGTTCGGTCGGGTCCGTGTACATGTGACTTTCGATGTCAGTGGGCAGGTTCGGGCCACTCCCAAAGGGCTCATAGTGGGTCGGTCGGGTAGGATCGATCGTCTTAATCGACTGCAGCGCCGTCTTGAAGCTGCTGCCGCCACCGCACTCGTTCCCGAGTGACCACACCACGACCGATGGATGGTTCTTCAGGTTTTCCACATTGGCGACGTTGCGATCAACAATGCTCTTCTCGTAACGCGGCTCCCGGTCGAGCACGTTCATGTAGCCGTGACACTCTACGTTCGCCTCGGCCACAAGGTAGATGCCGTACTCATCGGCAAGCTCATACCAGCGTGGGTCGTCGGTATAATGCGACGTTCGCACATGGTTCGCATTGACCTGCTTCAGCAGCTCAAGATCCCGAATCATCCGATCTTCGGAGACGTAGTGACCTGTGTCGGGCCAGTTCTCGTGCCGGTTCGCGCCCTTCAACTTTACCGGCGCACCGTTGATCATGAAAACGGCATTCTTTATCTCTATTTTGCGGAAGCCTATGTGCGCGGACAAAACCTCGGCGGACTTTGCGTCGCCGGTGAGGGATAGGACTGCAGTGTAAAGATTGGGAGTCTCTGCAGTCCATTTCGCAGGATTACCGACCGACAGCGAGGTCGACACAGCCCGCTCTTCTCCGGGCCCAAGCGCGGGAACTTCGACAGAGATTTGTCCAACCTTCGCCGCTCCGTCGCGAGTGACCAGTTCAACCTGCAAGCGGCGCTCCGCCTGGGTCGTCGCGGAGTAGTTCTTGATCTTTGCGGTAACCGCGAGTATGCCATCGCGATAACTCGAGTCCAGATCGGTTGTCAATGCGAAATCCCGCACATGCACCTGCGGCGCGCTCCACAGTGTTACATTGCGGAAAATGCCGCTCAGCCGCCACATGTCCTGGTCTTCCATGTAGCTGCCGGCCGTATATCGGTATACCTCGACAGCAAGCAGATTCTTCTGCCCGGGAACGACATAGGGAGTGAGATCGAACTCCGCTGGATTGCGGCTGTTTACGCTATATCCGACCCTCTTTCCGTTCACCCATACAAAAAAGCCAGCGTCGACTCCATCGAACGTGATGAAGATGCGCCGCCCATTCCAAGCCGAAGGAACATCAAACTCGCGGCGGTAGCTACCGACCGGATCACGTTCAAGGTAGGCGGTATATTCCCTGGGCGGCTCGCTGGTGACCCGGGGCCAGTCCTTCTTGAACGGGTAGGTGAAGTTAGTGTAGATCGGCGTCCCGTAACCCTGCACCTCCATGTTGGAGGGCACCGGGATCTCCTTCCACGAGCTCACATCGAAGCCCGGCTTGTAGAAATCAACCGGGCGCTCCTCGGGCCTGGGGACCCAGTGGAACTTCCACTGGCCGTTCAAGCTACGAGCCCAAGTCGAAGCCTCGCGGTTCGCTGCCAGAGCCTCAATACGATCTTTGTAGGGCATCAGCGTAGCGTGGTAAGCCTCCTTGTTGATTCCAAGAATTTGCTCGTTCTCGACCTCCGGTGGTGTGACGGTTTGTTGCCCTTGAAGCAGTGGGGCAAGTGCAAATAGGACGAGAATGGCCTGGAGCATGGATCTAAGATTTCGAATTTGGATCATCTATTCCTCAAGTCCGCAAAAGCTAAATCGCTTCCAAAAGGAGTCGCCACGATTCTCCATTAAACGACCCACAAAACAGCGTCTACCGATATACGAAACCTACCTTTCCGGTGTCTGCCAAAGCAGAAGCTTTCCAAACCTCTCGCTGATATCTTTCTACCGCACTACCCGGAAATGTTTACTTCCTG is drawn from Edaphobacter lichenicola and contains these coding sequences:
- a CDS encoding GH92 family glycosyl hydrolase, whose product is MAKMNIVLKRKFLPAALFLIGSVSDTLAQRRPVDYVNTLIGTAPMTDKEYLGNNPAPGEELYSGTVSPCAMVPDPAGYLCVGPVTGFDGAYHVRGSGYRFDDATIMGFTQMNGEYSDENRLLFMPTIGPIRTNPGSRADPSWSYRSAKDPQREKGSAGYYSVFLKTYGIRVELTATAHCGFHRYTFPVSRQANILIDLVNSRPSVSNASASVVDKHTIEGFQTGGTSTVYFRAEFSKDFSSSGTWKNGILTKDSSEVSGTPVGVYVTFNTSSKEPILVKVGTSTISLADAEANLKKEIPQGTGFETIKGQSETLWSQILDRMVVAGGTEGDRTNFYTALYRMAAGPKYSWFPFYDANGMLLARGEDWVSQRVASEGRFWGWHWGGGYWGPGNVSGLVGLYKMGFHNIDVKAAYQDLRNQAMNGGGAAGAAYRHYGYIPADSGVNDYVNRSIGLSLDDRALSELAKVTGNDSDSEVFLKRSQSYKTLYNSSLEFFAPRRVDGSWILPLDPVEPHAEDIYREGNAWNYLWFNTGDIPGVIDLLGGPHNFAAKLDTFFTTTYNPRMPLRDLTGVIGLYFHGNEQYRHIPYLYDFVGQPWKTQALVRRIQKELYRPIPAGLCGMDDFGDLEGWYVTSALGYLQVDLASEYYQIGSPLFPKVTIKVQGEHPGTFTIRANHVSDVNKYIQSATLNGRPLTVPRFAQVDMVSGGSLVFEMGPMPNLSWGAKEF
- a CDS encoding LacI family DNA-binding transcriptional regulator, translated to MALVRSDAPTLVDVAQEAEVSLKTASRVLNNSKNVSQDKVLRVRQAMERLGYRPNELARGLKAQRSAAIGMIVPNLSDPFTANAVHGLQEVARANGYAVILASSGGDVDVERSEIETLVSRQVDGLVIAPADSRKDSFTDIIPASVHVVTFDQLIRNVELDTVTVTNRRSAQQATEHLASHGCRRIVAIGARPYLYTCKERIAGYKAGMKAAALPPRMCLVDHESSLTADWLKKEVFQNQKADAIFTLNWVCTTLTLRGLRTLGKTAGRDIPLFSFDDFDLADMLTPALSVVQQPAEILGREAARLLFERLKGSGGKFRAVVVPTSLVIRHSCGC
- a CDS encoding MFS transporter yields the protein MTKWTVAEALAVSLGGLVFGYDLGAISSATQSLRTQFHLSPGVFGITISFSLWGTIFGSLLAAHWADRVERRTLLAGCAMLYGLAAIGATLPFMSDLASLLALRFLCGTAIGGFTVGCPLYLAELAPDGLRGRIVSLFQVQVGIGVVLAFVAASLFVRLDVQGELWRWCLGGGVVPSMVMVFLLWSLPRTRTGIAEEGSVVGRAEFAATAVISKNREGRLFQRRNARPILLATSIAFFNQLSGANILLVYVLDVLSSAGIGFETGHRYTILISSLSLGTTLLGMSLVDKVGRKVLLYIGAAGMAICLLCLAVAIPYHLVSWVYLCILMAYNVFFAFSQGTVVWVYLSELFPVGVRGAGQGYGSFVHWIANAMLVLVFPIVQHASSVRIFYVFAIFMAVQMAVIWLWYPETRGAALGAIAVANNGRDSTRVP
- a CDS encoding glycoside hydrolase family 2 TIM barrel-domain containing protein encodes the protein MLQAILVLFALAPLLQGQQTVTPPEVENEQILGINKEAYHATLMPYKDRIEALAANREASTWARSLNGQWKFHWVPRPEERPVDFYKPGFDVSSWKEIPVPSNMEVQGYGTPIYTNFTYPFKKDWPRVTSEPPREYTAYLERDPVGSYRREFDVPSAWNGRRIFITFDGVDAGFFVWVNGKRVGYSVNSRNPAEFDLTPYVVPGQKNLLAVEVYRYTAGSYMEDQDMWRLSGIFRNVTLWSAPQVHVRDFALTTDLDSSYRDGILAVTAKIKNYSATTQAERRLQVELVTRDGAAKVGQISVEVPALGPGEERAVSTSLSVGNPAKWTAETPNLYTAVLSLTGDAKSAEVLSAHIGFRKIEIKNAVFMINGAPVKLKGANRHENWPDTGHYVSEDRMIRDLELLKQVNANHVRTSHYTDDPRWYELADEYGIYLVAEANVECHGYMNVLDREPRYEKSIVDRNVANVENLKNHPSVVVWSLGNECGGGSSFKTALQSIKTIDPTRPTHYEPFGSGPNLPTDIESHMYTDPTELKAAGQDPKRTKPFYLCEYAHAMNNSMGSVGDYNDLFDKYPTLMGGAIWEWEDQGLWNGRDSNHQYMAYGGGFGDFPNDKYFIHKGVVFSDRSPKPHYPELKRAYQWVSFTPIDIAHGKIGIRNRYAFTNLNKFVPHWTLSEDGAVIDQGTLVPIVLAPDASTEVTLPVKIASAKPGREYFLRLSFELAKPEIWARAGYEVATQQFELPTAPATKTMVALTTGVQTAGALSLRQDDKSITVEGNGFSVVFDKLHGTISQITRGGAALLVEGGGPKLYLWRAPHRNDDQWASKAWDTYAINSLQITVKELKATRLSDSSVLVEATLLEAGHQGWSATFATAYTIAGDGSIAVKSNFAPSGERIPLARIGVRMLLNKGLNRFSYLGRGPMENYSDRDRGSDVGLYSSSVQDQLTPYPKPMEAGNHEDVRWAALGGAGLPTLMAVSVGKLLQVSALPLMDEQLEAPAHSEDLPPSTSAVLTLDTKTLGVGSNSCGPKPLPQYMVWSDPTEFSYVLRLLPAGDQNLSDVARTSLSGESIHALESQK